The following coding sequences are from one Rathayibacter sp. SW19 window:
- a CDS encoding RNA polymerase sigma factor — MENHADGVLERDDAAPDSELDDAYLSVEESIAGDLVDPAYDWVGRLTGPQPARNEAIRRLHTLMIRAARFKLSRMGEAPRLGRARAEVIVQSSADEAVVAILARLGTFEGRSRFTTWAYKFAILHTATAVRRELWSRVELDLSSVPEPVTRLGDPLEHVEGSALADALRTCIARSLTPHQQRILIAIVVEGVPIDVVAERLNTTRNTVYKTLHDARKRLREGLIAQGYLDPSRGRPDSSLGGPDSSLGGPDSSLGRGVKQ; from the coding sequence ATGGAGAACCACGCGGACGGGGTGCTCGAGCGAGACGACGCTGCACCGGACAGTGAACTCGACGATGCCTATTTGTCGGTGGAGGAATCCATCGCCGGAGATCTGGTTGACCCCGCCTACGACTGGGTGGGTCGGCTCACGGGCCCCCAGCCGGCACGTAACGAGGCGATTCGTCGATTGCACACATTGATGATCCGTGCCGCGCGGTTCAAGCTCAGTCGCATGGGCGAGGCGCCGCGCCTCGGCCGGGCGCGCGCCGAGGTTATCGTGCAGTCGAGCGCCGACGAGGCCGTGGTCGCGATCCTCGCTCGGCTGGGTACGTTCGAGGGACGCAGCCGTTTTACGACCTGGGCGTACAAGTTCGCGATCCTGCACACGGCGACGGCGGTGCGGCGAGAGCTCTGGTCGCGCGTCGAACTCGACCTCTCGTCGGTGCCGGAGCCGGTGACGCGGCTCGGCGACCCGCTCGAGCACGTTGAGGGTTCCGCGCTGGCCGATGCACTGCGCACGTGCATCGCGCGATCCCTCACCCCGCATCAGCAGCGCATCCTCATCGCGATCGTGGTTGAAGGCGTCCCCATCGACGTGGTTGCTGAGCGCCTGAACACCACCCGCAACACCGTGTACAAAACCCTGCATGACGCGCGCAAGCGATTGCGGGAGGGTCTGATCGCACAGGGCTACCTCGATCCTTCCCGCGGAAGGCCCGATTCTTCCCTCGGAGGGCCCGATTCTTCCCTCGGAGGGCCCGATTCTTCCCTCGGAAGGGGGGTGAAGCAATGA
- a CDS encoding FAD-binding oxidoreductase, translating to MTADAALTAESIAELRSQVAGAVFGRDDDDIAAEVACFNRSRTQDPDIVVGAANEADVAAAVRFAVRHGLPVRVQATGHGSGKPPAGGVMITTKRLDNVRIDPQTRLATLGAGVLWQSVVEAAATFDLAPIVGSSVSVGAIGYTLGGGLGPLARSHGLSSDWARRFRVITATGEITTADAHTNTDLFWALRGGKGGFGVVTEMTIELAPIPALYAGGLYFEGAENIEAALRGWAAWLPDAPARVSTSVALLRLPDKDDAPDDQPHRSVLHLRFAYPGELAEGERLAAPLRALAPVQRDTIAALPLADIRAIHEDPEEPLTLKSFCIELSALDPELVTAFLQSVGPGSDSPFFESELRHLGSAVAKDTADTTAAGGREGALMLRLVATGKAEFPAAAARAAQLFASAKRLTVPITSVNFAGDMAVPANFDAAWSAPIRDRLAQVRALYDPDGVFPFGPQQVAALGNLR from the coding sequence ATGACCGCTGATGCCGCACTCACCGCCGAGTCCATCGCCGAGCTTCGCTCCCAGGTGGCGGGCGCGGTGTTCGGTCGCGACGACGACGACATCGCGGCGGAGGTCGCCTGTTTCAACCGTTCGCGCACACAGGACCCGGATATCGTGGTCGGCGCCGCGAACGAGGCCGACGTCGCCGCGGCCGTGCGATTCGCGGTGCGGCACGGCCTGCCGGTGCGGGTTCAGGCCACAGGGCACGGTTCGGGCAAACCGCCGGCGGGCGGCGTCATGATCACCACGAAACGCCTCGACAACGTGCGGATCGACCCGCAGACACGGCTGGCGACACTCGGTGCCGGCGTCCTGTGGCAGAGCGTCGTGGAAGCCGCAGCCACATTCGACCTCGCCCCGATCGTCGGCTCCTCCGTCTCAGTCGGCGCCATCGGCTACACGCTCGGCGGCGGACTCGGACCGCTGGCACGCAGTCATGGTTTAAGTTCGGACTGGGCACGCCGCTTTCGCGTCATCACCGCCACGGGCGAAATCACTACCGCGGATGCACACACGAACACCGACTTGTTCTGGGCGTTGCGCGGCGGCAAGGGCGGGTTCGGCGTCGTCACGGAAATGACAATCGAACTCGCGCCGATTCCCGCGCTGTACGCCGGCGGACTCTACTTCGAGGGAGCGGAAAACATTGAGGCTGCGCTGCGCGGTTGGGCTGCCTGGCTCCCGGATGCGCCCGCACGAGTGTCGACATCCGTCGCATTGCTGCGCCTACCAGACAAGGACGATGCGCCCGACGACCAGCCTCATCGCAGCGTTCTGCACCTGCGATTTGCATACCCGGGCGAGCTCGCGGAGGGCGAACGGCTTGCCGCGCCGTTGCGAGCGCTCGCCCCCGTGCAGCGCGACACGATTGCCGCACTACCGCTCGCAGACATCCGTGCGATACACGAAGACCCAGAAGAGCCGCTGACCCTCAAATCGTTCTGCATCGAGCTGAGCGCGCTCGACCCAGAGCTGGTCACCGCATTTCTTCAGAGCGTCGGACCCGGTTCTGACTCGCCGTTCTTCGAATCGGAACTGCGACACCTGGGCAGCGCCGTTGCCAAAGACACAGCGGATACAACCGCAGCGGGCGGACGCGAAGGCGCGTTGATGCTGCGCCTTGTCGCAACCGGCAAAGCCGAGTTCCCGGCCGCGGCGGCGCGGGCCGCACAGCTGTTCGCATCCGCGAAGAGACTCACCGTGCCGATCACAAGCGTGAACTTCGCCGGCGACATGGCAGTGCCGGCAAACTTCGATGCCGCTTGGTCGGCGCCGATCCGCGACCGACTGGCGCAGGTGCGTGCACTGTACGACCCGGATGGAGTGTTCCCGTTCGGGCCTCAGCAGGTCGCTGCGCTGGGCAACCTTCGATGA
- a CDS encoding MFS transporter, with product MPTAHAHPRRTMAALCVGTALSALNSGMIAVALATLRRDFTLDLATVTWVITTYYLASAALQPLMGRIADRHGPRRLFTFGMAVIIVTGALTPFAPAFWIVCVARILFAVGMATAFPSATAMLRAISEKSGVSASKMIGRIQTIDTGTAAIGPIIGGVLITQFGWQAIFWINVPLAAIALVGVLLLAPADGIRRSVPIRETLVESDIPGILAFSASIIAILTFLLGLPSNPRWWLLAVVVVMAALFVWRELHYAHPFIDLRLLAANTPLLRVYACFLLVNLLFYTVLFGLPPFLEENGGYSADVVGALMIPLAAFTVFLSPLVEKLIDRRGLRFALILGGAGSVIAAAIMGVLAASTAPLVVILVGSALGIPYCVLLIALTQALYVAAPAGQRGQAAGLFQTTRCLAGISSTVIVGISFSTGTTSENWSLMATVVTVLAAAYLILVIVWRARPRAETVTG from the coding sequence ATGCCGACAGCACACGCGCATCCCCGCCGCACCATGGCCGCGCTCTGCGTCGGCACGGCACTCAGCGCCTTGAACTCGGGCATGATCGCGGTCGCCCTCGCCACGCTGCGTCGTGACTTCACCCTGGATCTCGCCACTGTCACCTGGGTGATCACGACCTACTATCTTGCTTCGGCTGCGCTGCAGCCGCTGATGGGGCGCATCGCGGACCGCCATGGGCCCAGGCGCCTCTTCACCTTCGGAATGGCTGTCATCATTGTGACCGGCGCCCTGACACCGTTCGCACCTGCGTTCTGGATCGTCTGTGTAGCACGCATCCTGTTCGCAGTCGGCATGGCAACCGCGTTCCCGTCCGCGACCGCGATGCTACGCGCGATTTCGGAGAAATCCGGCGTGAGCGCCTCGAAAATGATCGGGCGAATCCAGACGATCGACACGGGAACAGCGGCCATCGGCCCGATCATCGGTGGAGTCCTGATCACCCAATTCGGCTGGCAGGCGATCTTCTGGATCAACGTGCCGCTCGCTGCAATCGCCCTGGTCGGCGTGCTTCTGCTTGCGCCGGCCGACGGCATCCGGCGCAGCGTGCCCATTCGGGAGACGCTCGTGGAATCCGACATCCCAGGAATTCTCGCCTTCTCGGCGTCGATCATCGCCATCCTGACGTTCCTGCTCGGGCTGCCGAGCAACCCTCGCTGGTGGCTTCTCGCCGTCGTCGTCGTGATGGCGGCGCTGTTCGTCTGGCGAGAACTGCACTACGCCCACCCGTTCATCGATCTGCGGCTGCTCGCAGCCAACACGCCGCTCCTGCGTGTGTATGCCTGCTTCCTGCTGGTCAATCTGCTGTTCTACACGGTTCTGTTCGGGCTGCCGCCGTTTCTCGAAGAAAACGGCGGCTACAGCGCGGATGTCGTCGGCGCGCTCATGATCCCGCTCGCAGCGTTTACGGTATTTCTGAGTCCGCTCGTGGAAAAGCTGATCGACAGGCGCGGCCTGCGGTTTGCGCTGATCCTCGGTGGCGCAGGATCGGTGATCGCGGCAGCGATCATGGGTGTGCTCGCCGCCTCGACCGCTCCGCTGGTCGTCATCCTCGTCGGTTCTGCGCTCGGCATCCCGTATTGCGTCTTGCTGATCGCCCTGACCCAGGCGCTGTATGTGGCCGCTCCGGCAGGACAACGGGGCCAGGCGGCCGGCTTGTTCCAGACCACGCGATGCCTGGCCGGCATCAGTTCAACCGTCATCGTCGGCATTTCATTCTCGACGGGAACCACGTCTGAAAACTGGTCCCTGATGGCCACCGTCGTCACGGTGCTCGCGGCCGCGTACCTGATCTTGGTGATCGTGTGGCGGGCCCGCCCTCGCGCTGAGACCGTCACCGGATAA
- a CDS encoding UPF0182 family membrane protein, with protein MTSTATARPNRSRRAAIWITLAIIVALLIGFFIFASLYADVLWYSQVGFLEVLTTQWAAGVVLFIIGFLAMALPLWLAMQLAYRLRPVYAKLSGQLDRYQQVIEPLRRLAMYGIPIVFGLFSGVATASRWQTTLMWLNGTPSGKTDPLFHLDISFYLFDLPFYRGLVGFSSAVVIIALIATLATSYLYGSIRISGREVRISKAARVQIAVIAALYLLLQAVSIWLDRYVTLTDSNVHNMINGAAYTDVNATIPGRTILAGIAIVVALLFVLTAFIGRWRFPMVGTALLLVSAIVVGALFPWGVQQFQVEPSIKTIEAPYITRSINATRDAYGVSNVQVKSYNAVTDAEAGQLRKDATTTASIRILDPAIVSPAFGQLQQFKQYYGFPQTLYVDRYNIDGKEQDTVVSTRELHQSGLGAAQNWYNDTIVYTHGYGVVAAYGNQRTSDGQPNFLESGIPTSGKLGNYQPRIYFGTDSPKYSIVGAPASSKPVELDYPAGTGANQQTYTTYSGNGGPKLDNVFNQLVYALKFQDQEILLSNAVNKDSQILYNRDPASRVRAVAPYLTLDSDPYPSVINGRVQWIIDGYTTSDAYPYSAQQSLSDAIADTQTPKQLYPMDDINYIRNSVKATVDAYTGKVTLYAWDTSDPILKTWQKIFPGTLKPLSSMSGELLSHVRYPADLFKVQRSILGTYHVTDPGSYFSSEDAWKTPEDPNSVNNTQPPYYLTMQMPGQSAPTFSLYSTYIPEATSESNRSVLRGYLAVDANAGSTPGQVAKDYGTLRMLRLPSNDNVPGPGQVQANFDADTTVSTYLNLLRQGSTDVKNGNLLTLPVGGGLLYVEPVYVQSKGTTSYPLLQKILVAFGNKIAFEDTLSQALDVLFGGNSGATTGDTGVVTNPTTPPSTTTPGTGSAANNAALQKALADAQAAISARQAALTAGDWAAYGVADKQLQDAIAAALAAESATPTSTPTSTPTSTPKPTPTK; from the coding sequence GTGACATCCACAGCAACAGCGCGGCCGAATCGGTCTCGACGAGCGGCCATTTGGATCACTCTGGCGATCATCGTCGCCCTGCTGATCGGCTTCTTCATCTTCGCCAGCCTCTATGCGGATGTGCTCTGGTATTCGCAGGTCGGCTTTTTAGAGGTGCTCACGACCCAGTGGGCCGCCGGTGTCGTACTGTTCATCATCGGCTTCTTGGCGATGGCGTTGCCGCTCTGGTTGGCGATGCAACTGGCATACCGGCTACGACCGGTCTATGCAAAGCTCAGCGGTCAATTGGATCGTTACCAGCAGGTCATCGAGCCGCTGAGAAGGCTGGCGATGTATGGCATCCCGATCGTCTTCGGGCTGTTCTCGGGGGTGGCAACGGCGAGCCGGTGGCAGACCACGTTGATGTGGTTGAACGGCACGCCGTCCGGCAAGACCGACCCGCTGTTCCATCTGGACATTTCGTTCTACCTGTTCGACCTGCCGTTCTACCGTGGGCTCGTCGGGTTCTCATCCGCCGTCGTCATCATCGCGCTCATCGCAACGTTGGCAACCAGTTACCTGTACGGTTCCATCAGGATCAGCGGTCGCGAGGTGCGCATCTCGAAGGCTGCACGCGTGCAGATCGCCGTGATTGCAGCGCTATATCTGCTTCTTCAGGCCGTCAGCATCTGGCTCGACCGCTACGTGACGCTGACCGACAGCAATGTGCACAACATGATCAACGGTGCTGCCTACACCGACGTCAACGCCACGATTCCGGGGCGCACGATCTTGGCGGGTATTGCGATCGTCGTGGCGCTGTTGTTCGTGCTCACCGCGTTTATCGGTCGCTGGCGTTTCCCGATGGTCGGCACAGCGCTGCTGCTGGTCTCCGCCATCGTCGTCGGTGCCCTCTTCCCCTGGGGTGTGCAACAGTTCCAGGTGGAACCGAGCATCAAGACAATCGAAGCGCCGTACATCACGCGATCGATCAACGCAACGCGTGACGCGTATGGGGTGTCGAACGTGCAGGTGAAGTCGTACAACGCGGTCACCGACGCTGAGGCAGGGCAACTGCGAAAGGATGCGACCACCACCGCGAGCATCCGCATCCTCGACCCCGCGATCGTGTCGCCTGCTTTCGGCCAGTTGCAGCAGTTCAAACAGTATTACGGCTTCCCGCAGACTCTGTATGTGGACCGTTACAACATCGACGGTAAAGAGCAGGACACCGTGGTGTCCACTCGTGAGCTTCACCAGTCGGGCCTCGGTGCGGCGCAGAACTGGTACAACGACACGATCGTGTACACCCACGGCTATGGTGTCGTCGCTGCCTACGGCAACCAGCGCACGTCTGACGGTCAGCCCAACTTCCTCGAGTCCGGCATCCCGACCTCGGGCAAGCTCGGCAACTACCAGCCGCGGATCTATTTCGGCACGGATTCGCCGAAGTATTCGATTGTCGGCGCACCAGCAAGCAGTAAGCCGGTCGAACTCGATTACCCGGCAGGCACCGGTGCGAACCAGCAGACCTACACGACCTACAGCGGCAACGGCGGGCCGAAGCTCGACAACGTCTTCAATCAGCTCGTGTATGCGCTCAAGTTCCAGGATCAGGAGATCTTGCTCTCCAACGCGGTGAACAAGGATTCGCAAATCTTGTACAACAGAGACCCCGCGTCACGCGTGCGCGCCGTTGCGCCGTATCTGACGCTGGATTCCGACCCGTACCCGAGTGTGATCAACGGGCGTGTTCAGTGGATCATCGACGGCTACACCACCAGCGACGCCTACCCCTACTCGGCCCAGCAGAGCCTCAGCGATGCGATCGCAGACACCCAGACGCCGAAGCAGTTGTATCCGATGGACGACATCAACTACATTCGCAACTCGGTCAAAGCAACGGTTGACGCATACACGGGCAAGGTCACGCTGTACGCGTGGGACACGAGTGATCCGATTCTGAAGACCTGGCAGAAGATCTTCCCCGGGACCCTCAAGCCGCTGAGTTCGATGAGCGGCGAGCTGCTCAGCCACGTGCGCTACCCGGCCGACCTGTTCAAGGTGCAGCGCAGCATCCTCGGCACGTACCACGTCACCGATCCGGGCTCCTACTTCTCCAGTGAGGATGCCTGGAAGACACCGGAAGACCCGAACTCGGTCAATAACACCCAGCCGCCGTATTACCTCACGATGCAGATGCCTGGGCAGAGCGCACCGACGTTCTCGCTGTATTCGACCTATATTCCAGAGGCGACCAGTGAATCCAACCGCAGTGTTCTGCGCGGCTATCTCGCCGTCGACGCGAATGCCGGCAGTACCCCTGGCCAGGTGGCGAAAGACTACGGAACTCTGCGGATGCTGCGCCTGCCATCCAACGACAACGTGCCGGGCCCGGGCCAGGTTCAGGCCAATTTCGACGCAGACACGACAGTCTCGACCTATCTCAACCTGCTCAGGCAGGGGTCAACCGACGTGAAGAACGGCAACCTGCTGACGCTACCCGTCGGTGGTGGGCTGCTCTATGTCGAGCCGGTATACGTGCAGTCGAAGGGCACGACCAGCTACCCGCTGTTGCAGAAGATCCTCGTCGCTTTCGGCAACAAGATCGCGTTCGAAGACACGCTCAGCCAAGCGCTGGACGTGCTGTTCGGCGGAAACTCGGGTGCGACCACCGGTGACACGGGTGTTGTCACGAACCCGACGACTCCGCCCTCGACGACGACGCCCGGTACGGGCTCTGCCGCGAACAACGCGGCGCTGCAGAAGGCGCTCGCTGACGCTCAGGCCGCAATCTCGGCCCGCCAGGCTGCGCTGACGGCCGGTGACTGGGCGGCATACGGTGTCGCAGACAAGCAGTTGCAGGATGCGATCGCCGCGGCGCTCGCCGCCGAGTCTGCGACTCCGACATCGACGCCGACGTCAACGCCGACTTCGACGCCCAAACCGACGCCGACCAAGTAG
- a CDS encoding YlbL family protein — protein MTLFSADDSESARVPQWQPAARPRMRRSVIVGWVLLAIAIVAVLVLGVSPAPYVIEQPGPVFNTLGYDQPVWPKQAAGSNPQRLISIPDTKTYPTSGSLDLLTVGVQGNPKQLPNWLDVIEAWFDPSMAVIPVDVAFPPSVSVDEQNQQNEQMMVDSQQDAIAAALNQLGYKFPQAVAVKQVISGTPAAGALKVGDEINTVNGTAIPGVQSLRSALAKNGAGNPAKLGITREGATQTVTVTPTDRDGAVILGIGAGMDYTFPINVKIQLNNVGGPSAGQMFALGIIDKLTPGALNDGQRVAGTGTIDNEGNVGAIGGIQQKMFGARAAGAQWFLAPASNCDEVTGHIPNGIRVFAVKTLKDSLTVLKTISEKGNIAGLPACPAK, from the coding sequence GTGACGCTGTTCTCTGCTGACGACTCGGAATCAGCCCGGGTGCCGCAGTGGCAGCCGGCAGCCCGGCCCCGAATGCGGCGGAGCGTCATTGTCGGATGGGTGCTGCTCGCGATCGCAATAGTCGCCGTGTTGGTGCTGGGTGTGAGCCCTGCGCCCTACGTGATCGAGCAGCCGGGGCCGGTGTTCAACACGTTGGGTTACGATCAGCCGGTGTGGCCGAAGCAAGCAGCTGGCAGCAACCCGCAGCGGCTCATTTCAATTCCGGACACCAAAACCTATCCGACCTCCGGCAGCCTTGATCTGCTGACCGTCGGTGTGCAGGGCAACCCGAAGCAATTGCCGAATTGGCTCGACGTGATCGAGGCGTGGTTCGACCCGAGCATGGCGGTCATCCCGGTTGATGTCGCGTTCCCGCCGTCTGTGTCGGTCGACGAGCAGAATCAGCAGAACGAACAGATGATGGTCGATTCGCAGCAGGACGCGATCGCAGCCGCGCTGAATCAACTGGGTTACAAGTTTCCACAGGCGGTGGCGGTCAAACAGGTGATCTCCGGCACACCGGCAGCCGGCGCGCTGAAGGTGGGCGACGAGATCAACACGGTGAACGGCACTGCGATTCCCGGAGTGCAGTCGCTGCGCTCAGCACTGGCGAAGAACGGGGCGGGCAATCCCGCCAAACTCGGCATCACGCGCGAAGGCGCCACGCAGACCGTCACCGTCACACCAACGGATCGCGACGGTGCCGTCATCCTCGGAATCGGTGCCGGCATGGACTACACCTTCCCGATCAACGTGAAGATCCAGCTGAACAACGTGGGTGGGCCGAGCGCCGGGCAGATGTTCGCGCTCGGAATCATCGACAAGCTCACGCCTGGTGCGCTCAATGACGGACAGCGTGTCGCAGGCACAGGCACGATCGACAATGAGGGCAATGTCGGGGCAATCGGTGGCATCCAACAGAAGATGTTCGGTGCACGCGCCGCCGGTGCCCAATGGTTTCTCGCCCCCGCGTCCAATTGCGACGAAGTGACGGGCCACATTCCGAACGGCATCCGCGTTTTCGCGGTCAAGACGCTGAAGGACTCGCTGACGGTGCTCAAGACCATCAGCGAGAAGGGCAATATCGCGGGGCTGCCCGCGTGCCCCGCCAAGTGA
- a CDS encoding zinc-dependent metalloprotease: MAENEPDNADNADDEFQNMLRDILSGNSSIDPSQLAGAAGLPNDPAAIQQLLGQLQNAIRNGSDGINWNLALEQGKELAAKDAKPTDPAQRAALEQAFHVAALWLDEVTDISALVLEPQLIGRPEWVRLTMPLWTQLAEPVATSISNALTQVLQEQAPEEMQAMLAGAGNVVRAVGGTLFAMQLGQVVGQLASEVVSGGDVGIPLLEDGTAALLPQNVSEFGEGLDIPVDQVALYLAVRELAHARLFRHAKWLRLQLLTSITEFAKGLHIDTQRMQELAESFDPANPEELRQAMVSGALIPPKTEAQLAALGRLETMLALIEGWVDVVTARATARLPKTDAVAETVRRRRAAGGPAESAFATLVGLELRPRRLREAAALWQAVTDAVGNDGRDGLWSHPDLLPTSEDLDNPAALVARLSAAARGEEPELDEVDQALEDLLRDDGSDRPTEA; this comes from the coding sequence ATGGCTGAGAACGAACCCGACAACGCCGACAACGCCGACGACGAGTTCCAGAACATGCTGCGCGACATCCTGTCCGGCAACTCCTCGATCGACCCGAGCCAGCTGGCGGGCGCGGCGGGGCTGCCCAATGATCCTGCCGCGATCCAGCAGCTGCTCGGGCAGCTGCAGAACGCCATCCGAAACGGCTCAGACGGCATCAACTGGAATCTCGCGCTCGAGCAGGGCAAAGAACTCGCGGCGAAGGATGCGAAGCCCACCGACCCAGCGCAACGCGCCGCTCTCGAACAAGCCTTCCACGTTGCTGCCCTCTGGCTCGACGAGGTCACAGACATTTCGGCTCTGGTGCTGGAACCTCAGCTGATCGGGCGCCCGGAGTGGGTGCGATTGACGATGCCGCTGTGGACGCAGTTGGCCGAACCGGTGGCCACGAGCATCTCGAACGCGCTGACCCAAGTGCTCCAAGAGCAAGCCCCAGAAGAGATGCAGGCGATGCTTGCAGGCGCAGGCAACGTGGTGCGTGCTGTCGGCGGCACCCTGTTCGCGATGCAACTCGGCCAAGTAGTCGGCCAGCTCGCCTCAGAAGTGGTCTCGGGAGGCGATGTCGGCATCCCTCTGCTTGAAGACGGCACGGCTGCCCTCCTGCCACAGAACGTCTCCGAGTTCGGAGAAGGGCTCGACATTCCCGTCGACCAGGTGGCGCTGTACCTCGCGGTGCGTGAATTAGCACACGCCCGTCTGTTCCGGCACGCCAAGTGGTTGCGGCTGCAACTGCTGACCTCGATCACCGAGTTCGCCAAAGGGTTGCACATCGACACGCAGCGGATGCAGGAGCTCGCGGAGAGCTTCGATCCGGCTAATCCAGAGGAATTGCGGCAGGCCATGGTCAGCGGTGCGCTGATCCCGCCGAAGACCGAGGCGCAACTGGCGGCGCTGGGCCGCTTGGAGACCATGCTCGCCCTGATCGAAGGCTGGGTCGACGTCGTCACGGCCAGAGCGACCGCCCGCCTGCCGAAGACGGATGCCGTGGCGGAGACGGTTCGGCGCCGTCGCGCGGCCGGCGGGCCCGCCGAGTCCGCGTTCGCCACGTTGGTCGGGCTTGAATTGCGGCCGCGTCGGCTGCGCGAGGCTGCCGCGCTGTGGCAAGCGGTGACGGATGCCGTCGGAAACGACGGCCGGGACGGCCTGTGGTCGCATCCCGACCTCCTCCCGACCTCGGAAGACCTGGACAATCCGGCCGCGCTCGTTGCGCGCCTGTCCGCCGCAGCACGCGGCGAGGAACCGGAGTTGGACGAGGTGGATCAAGCGCTCGAAGACCTCTTGCGCGACGACGGATCCGACCGCCCGACCGAAGCCTGA
- a CDS encoding ATP-dependent helicase yields the protein MNAPGPEALLEALDAGQRVAAEALLGPVCVLAGAGTGKTRAITHRVAYGVATGVYAPNRVMALTFTARAAAELRGRLRLLGAGGVAARTFHAAALSQLNYFWPLVIGGKLPTLLDGKARLLGHAAERLKIKVDTATLRDIAAEIEWRKVSALSIDQYADAVGATASSPGSARRSIPDGLSADQLIQLQRVYEELKDERRQIDFEDVLLACAGMIETEPSVAMHVREQYRFFVVDEYQDVSPLQQNLLDLWLGGRNDVCVVGDASQTIYSFAGARSSYLLDFPRRYDNAAVVRLEQNYRSSPAIVATANRLMRGRPGAIVLHTAATDAATGPISTGPAPTGPAPTGPISTGPAPTGAIPTVTAYPHDMAEVRGVAAGIQEQLTAGVKPESIAVLYRVNAQAAALETALNDAGISFQIRGAKRFFDLPEVRQAVLALRGASVSITGEPLFKSVSDVLRSLGWSQQQPEARGAVRDRWESLNAIMGLVDQADPTTTLRRFTDELLERQAGQHEPTVSAVTLATLHSAKGLEWESVYLIGLSEGLVPMSYATTFDQIDEERRLLYVGITRARRRLQLSWSAQGSGRALQRVPSRFLAEIGTGSPRESSVRMH from the coding sequence ATGAACGCGCCAGGCCCGGAGGCGCTGCTCGAGGCGCTTGATGCCGGGCAACGCGTCGCGGCGGAGGCGCTGCTCGGCCCGGTCTGCGTGCTCGCCGGGGCGGGCACCGGTAAGACGCGCGCTATCACTCATCGCGTCGCGTACGGCGTCGCCACGGGCGTGTACGCTCCGAACCGGGTGATGGCTTTGACCTTCACCGCCCGTGCCGCCGCCGAACTTCGCGGCCGGTTGCGCCTGCTCGGCGCTGGAGGCGTCGCGGCGCGCACCTTCCACGCTGCGGCGCTGAGCCAGCTCAACTATTTCTGGCCGCTGGTGATCGGCGGCAAGCTGCCGACACTGCTCGACGGCAAGGCGCGGCTTCTCGGGCACGCCGCCGAACGACTGAAGATCAAAGTGGACACCGCGACGCTGCGTGACATCGCCGCAGAGATCGAGTGGCGCAAAGTCTCCGCGCTGAGCATCGACCAGTATGCGGATGCCGTCGGCGCCACCGCGAGCTCGCCCGGTTCCGCGCGCCGCAGCATCCCAGACGGGCTGAGTGCAGACCAGTTGATTCAGTTGCAACGGGTGTACGAGGAACTCAAAGACGAGCGGCGTCAGATCGACTTCGAAGACGTGCTGCTGGCCTGTGCCGGCATGATCGAGACGGAACCGTCCGTTGCAATGCACGTGCGCGAGCAATACCGGTTCTTCGTCGTCGACGAGTATCAAGACGTGTCACCGCTCCAGCAGAACCTGCTCGACCTGTGGCTCGGTGGGCGCAACGACGTCTGCGTCGTCGGCGACGCAAGCCAGACGATCTACTCATTCGCCGGTGCGCGCAGTTCTTACCTGCTGGACTTTCCGCGACGATACGACAACGCTGCCGTCGTGCGGCTCGAACAGAACTACCGCTCGAGCCCGGCCATCGTCGCAACGGCCAACCGCCTCATGCGCGGCCGCCCCGGAGCGATCGTGCTGCACACAGCTGCCACCGACGCAGCGACCGGCCCAATCTCGACCGGCCCAGCCCCGACCGGCCCAGCCCCGACCGGCCCAATCTCGACCGGCCCCGCCCCGACCGGCGCAATCCCGACAGTCACGGCGTATCCGCACGACATGGCCGAGGTCCGCGGTGTCGCAGCGGGCATCCAGGAGCAGTTGACCGCGGGGGTGAAACCGGAGTCGATTGCAGTGCTCTATCGCGTCAACGCGCAGGCCGCGGCATTGGAAACAGCACTGAACGATGCCGGAATCAGCTTTCAAATCCGGGGTGCGAAGCGCTTCTTCGATCTGCCCGAAGTGCGACAGGCCGTGCTGGCACTGCGTGGCGCGTCAGTGTCGATTACCGGTGAGCCGCTGTTCAAATCGGTGAGCGACGTTCTGCGCTCTCTCGGCTGGTCGCAGCAGCAGCCGGAAGCACGCGGGGCCGTACGCGATCGCTGGGAGTCGTTGAATGCCATCATGGGGCTGGTCGACCAGGCTGACCCTACGACGACGCTGCGCCGCTTCACCGATGAGTTGCTGGAGCGCCAGGCGGGTCAGCATGAGCCGACCGTGTCGGCGGTGACCCTGGCAACGCTGCACTCCGCGAAAGGGCTCGAATGGGAATCGGTCTACCTGATCGGGCTCAGTGAAGGACTCGTGCCGATGAGCTATGCGACCACCTTCGACCAGATCGACGAGGAACGCCGCCTGCTGTATGTCGGAATCACGCGCGCGCGACGCCGCCTGCAGTTGAGCTGGTCCGCCCAGGGGAGCGGTCGCGCGCTCCAGCGAGTTCCGTCACGTTTTCTGGCAGAGATCGGCACCGGCAGTCCTCGTGAATCCAGTGTGCGAATGCACTGA